In Chloroflexota bacterium, the sequence CAAGAACAGGTCATCCCGCCCGGGGCCCGGCGGAAAGACCTGGGCGAGATAAGCCTTCACCTCTTCCTCAGAGCTTTGGGCCGGAGCCGGGGTAGGAGTTGAAACAGGGGTAGGAGTCGGCGTCCGGGTAGGTGTAGGTGTTGGGATAGGCGTGGGAGTTGGACTGGCAGTGGGCGATGGCCTCGGGGTTGGGGTTTTGGCCCCCCGACTGCATGCCCCCACCAGGACCCCGATGACGAGCACTGCCAGCAAAACCCACCGCCACCACATTCTACTCCCCTCGCCTAATACTCTCCTTCCACTTCTTGCTCCGGCTCCCCAGGGAGTGGCTCATGTAGCTCTGGTATCCGCCCTTCCAGCGAGTAGACCGGGACCTCCATCACCCTCTTCGGCGTCGCAGAATTCAGGTCCTCCACCAGGGCCCGCAGGGTTTCCGACGTCAGAGGGTCATAGTATTGCTCCCCACACTGCTCGCAT encodes:
- a CDS encoding YgiT-type zinc finger protein; this translates as MECPRCKKLTYPGVVRTNVWQGDERLIIVEDIPAQLCEQCGEQYYDPLTSETLRALVEDLNSATPKRVMEVPVYSLEGRIPELHEPLPGEPEQEVEGEY